One Euphorbia lathyris chromosome 1, ddEupLath1.1, whole genome shotgun sequence DNA segment encodes these proteins:
- the LOC136206051 gene encoding histone H3.3 — protein MARTKQTARKSTGGKAPRKQLATKAARKSAPTTGGVKKPHRYRPGTVALREIRKYQKSTELLIRKLPFQRLVREIAQDFKTDLRFQSHAVLALQEAAEAYLVGLFEDTNLCAIHAKRVTIMPKDIQLARRIRGERA, from the exons ATGGCACGTACAAAACAAACCGCTCGGAAATCCACCGGTGGAAAAGCTCCCCGCAAACAACTCGCCACCAAG GCTGCAAGAAAGTCTGCACCAACTACTGGGGGAGTCAAGAAGCCACATCGTTATCGCCCTGGTACCGTGGCTCTCCG TGAGATCCGTAAATACCAGAAAAGTACTGAACTTTTGATACGCAAGCTTCCTTTCCAACGTCTTGTTCGTGAGATAGCACAAGACTTCAAG ACGGATTTGAGGTTTCAGAGCCATGCAGTTCTTGCACTTCAGGAGGCTGCAGAGGCCTATCTTGTTGGGTTGTTTGAGGACACTAATCTTTGTGCTATCCATGCCAAGAGGGTCACTATTATGCCAAAGGATATCCAACTTGCTAGGCGAATTCGCGGTGAAAGAGCCTAG